GCCTTTAACACCTATGGGAGGTTTGACCAAGGGTTGGCAGTgctgtccacaaagcaaagggtgaatACTCTGAAGATGAGTCAAAGGTGTTTTTGACATGTTAGTGGCTCTGGTGTGAGGCCAGtgcacactagatttagttctgtttatttcacttttggatGGGCCTTTTTCACATACACGCATCATCTTGCGGTGACCCAAAGAAAGTTGTGTGGTCTTAAAACCTCAGAGGAGCTGCCTGGACTGGTACATGCTAAGATGCTAAGATGCTAATGCACTCACCAGCGTGTCCATCTGCTGGAgcctcctcctgtgctcctccacctgctccgcCTTCATTTCGATCACAAACAGCAAGGATTCCTGCTCCGACTCCCAGAATGCACCGGGGCTGCCGTGGGCCTGCACACACAAGAGGACAAAGGTAATTACAGTAATGGAAGATGATCtagacagtgttttttttttcgagCAACCAGGGTTAAAAATAAGCACAGACTCAGGCCTAAACTGGGCCCTACACTTCAAAACTGGATCTGAGGGGTAATTTGGGGTTAAGCCTGGTTTGGTAGTAGATGAATTATATATTAGGGTATATTCTCTATGGTAACATGGCCTGAACTTATAACCTACCCTATCAGGTTATAAGGTGCTGTacaggcgctgtacctgatttttagcgTCTTAAAAAAGGTGAAAAccataactagttcattttaaaagctttgcagtggtccaaaggtattcctcactttaacgcattccgagcatcccaattattccCTATGAaaagagtttataagcacacaactctcaactttcagagaccagagcagaattTTACAATCACACTACTGCTGACAACAAAAATAGCCTGCTCACAGTGCACCAAtattacttcctgattcttgaaAAATAAAACGCACGACGGTACACTGCAAACTTATTTTGaattgacctcaagagctcatttgttaaacaagtccctctcaaataacattacactcacaagctagcattctcacctttttggttgaaaatcaaAACACCTGAACAGGACCATTGAtcagttttcagacaatcttaaaaccttTTTAGCTGTGTTGACTAATAATTGCATCGTGTCACCATGGAAGCTGTTGAACATTCCcccatagacatacatgaagTACACCCCAGCAAGCCCCATCCCCTGCCCCATCCCCTGCCCCATCCCCTGCCCCACCTGGATGTTCCTCTTCAGGTCCCTCTTTAACGTAGACTCTTTCACCCTCCTCTTCAGCTCGTTGTAAACCTGCAGCTCGGAGGTCAGCACCTCCACCTGGCCCTAAAGCCAcatcacacatttatatcaGAACAGAATTACATAATCACCATCTACTCCACCTGGCCCTAAAGTCAcacaatacttttacacaaTAACATCACACGAAATGTGCCAGGTTTTACCTTTAGAACATTTTCAGCAGCTTCAAACTTCTCCGTCAGTTGGGCCATTTCTTGTTGGTGGGCCTTTTGGAGCTCTGAAATGTAGAGGTTATTAAGTCCTTTCTAGAAATCAAAATAATTCCAGTCTAGTGTACATTGtgaacaaatacacaaagacagTGAGCAAAACAACTATTGCAACCATTTATGACATTAGTGAAAGAGCAGCAAAATGGGTGGGTTTTATTGGAAGTAAATTAGAAGTAACATTTGTAGCagtactagtggtagtagtaacagcagtaacaatggtaccagtagtagtattacaatagtagtagcagtaacaataACACAAACAGTAGCAGTTGTAaaatagtaacagtagcagcagcagtacctTCTACTCGTCTCTCATGTTCTTCTGAGGTGGCTTtacttttttgttcaaatgaaaCATTTAAATCTGCTGTAGTTTCTGTTTTTACCTGTGAAATataagagaaaaataaataatgattgaaCCCGGGCCTGAACCCGGGCCTGAACCCGGGCCTGAACCCGGGCCTGAACCCGGGCCTGAACCCGGGCCTGAACCCGGGCCTGAACCCGGGCCTGAACCCGGGCCTGAACCCGGGCCTGAACCCGGGCCTGAACCCGGGCCTGAACCCGGGCCTTATGGGTTCCTTACCTTGTCCAAGATGCTGTTGACCAGGGCACACACCTCCTCGTGGGCGTGGCCTTTCAGAAGCTCTGCCCTGGCTGCATTCCCATTGGCCGACAGCACTTCCTTTAGCGTCCGGAGCTGCCACTCAAACTTCTCCAGCTGCTTCTCCAGACACACGTCTGAGCCACAGCTGGGGTCTAGTAAGAGAGGACAGTCCAGCTTAGACAAGTCTGTACAGTCTAATGAGTAGTCCCCCTAGCCCGCAGAGTCTAGTCCCCCTAGCCCGCAGAGTCTAGTCCCCCTAGCCCGCAGAGTCTAGGCCCCCTAGCCCGCAGAGTCTAGGCCCCCTAGCCCGCAGAGTCTAGGCCCCCTAGCCCGCAGAGTCTAGGCCCCCTAGCCCGCAGAGTCTAGGCCCCCTAGCCCGCAGAGTCTAGGCCCCCTAGCCCGCAGAGTCTAGTCCCCCTAGCCCGCAGAGTCTAGTCCCCCTAGCCCGCAGAGTCTAGTCCCCCTAGCCCGCAGAGTCTAGTCCCCCTAGCCCGCAGAGTCTAGTCCCCCTCTGCAAAGAATCTAGAGCCCTACTACATCCCGGAGAGTCCAGTCCCCCACTCCCCAGTCTAGTCCCCTTTCCCACACCCTGTACAGTCCAGGCCTCTCCCTCACAGGgtctaaaatgttaaatactTCTCTCATTTTCTTCTGAGGTGGCTTtacttttttgttcaaataaaacatttagtcATGCTTAAGTCCTGCCTTAAAACCTACTTTCAGGCTCAGCTTACTAACTTTGAATACCACAGTACAATGTACAAGTCCAAGAGGTAGTAGCAGGTCCTAATAGCTGTATCCTAAGTACAAGTGGTAGTAGCtgataaaagttgtttaaaatcTGAGCCAAATCCTTTTTACTTTTGCCTGTATTATTTTCTCATTAATTTGTTCCCTTCTCTCTATGAAGTCATCCTTATAAAACATTACAGGCGTTTGCTGCGCAGTGATTGGTTGGGCCCCTCACAGTCTCAGGCATGTcctgagctctgattggtcgagggTGACATCATGGGCATGTGTGGACCTGCCTCTGCTCTGAATGCTGCTTGTTTTGGTCCAATGTGGATGAGAGCAAGCCACAACTGTTCTGCTTATAATCAACCAGTTATTATCTAAGTCCACAGACCTGTtcattcacaaaaacaacatttacaagTCTGTTATCCAATATGCTTCACTGTAAATTTGAACGGAAGCAAAATGAAACCATCACCGGATTCATTCTACAGCCaaattgtgtgtgtgggggggggggggggtaaagtTAAAATTGCTACAGATTGTTCTTGTTATATATAAAGATGTTTGGCTGGTGAATCCAGACTGAAGTCCTCTGTGCAGGattcagtctggtcaccacctCTTAGGCCAAAATCACACCCATCAGAACGCTGGAAGACGAGGCTTGGCCCAGAATATATGGCATAGGAAAAGGGTGTAGTCATGGCTAGCGTGGCAAGTGAATAGTACCACCTTTTACTGtataatcaggttcaacatccCACAGTCTAGAATTGGAAAAGCACCAATATAAACAAGTATGTGTCATTGGTGCCAAAATACAGAAATCCAGTCTGAATGACAGGACTTATATGATGGATGCTTTGCACATTGGACTGACGGGCTGTAGATGAGTAACCCCAGTGACTCTACCTCCCTCTGTCAGACTGGTTCAGAAGCTTTACCACATGTTTTGTCAGGGTTCCCATGAAAAGCCAGGtctcaaacaggaagtaatgCAAGAGGAAGTGAAACTCTCTCACCTCCGTCTCCGCTCAGCCTCTTCTCACTCTTCTTGCCTTTGCTTTTCTTCTgataacacacaaaaacagcagaGTTAGCATCAACAATAGGACATTAAACAGACCTGGGCCAGAACCAGGACCATCAATCATGGACAACATCACAACCCGATAGCACACCATA
The sequence above is drawn from the Periophthalmus magnuspinnatus isolate fPerMag1 chromosome 5, fPerMag1.2.pri, whole genome shotgun sequence genome and encodes:
- the ccdc69 gene encoding coiled-coil domain-containing protein 69; this encodes MGCTHSKKKSKGKKSEKRLSGDGDPSCGSDVCLEKQLEKFEWQLRTLKEVLSANGNAARAELLKGHAHEEVCALVNSILDKVKTETTADLNVSFEQKSKATSEEHERRVEELQKAHQQEMAQLTEKFEAAENVLKGQVEVLTSELQVYNELKRRVKESTLKRDLKRNIQAHGSPGAFWESEQESLLFVIEMKAEQVEEHRRRLQQMDTLRQKNQSLEEQLVQELQQNEDLRVRFDNCQSFIQQLSKEQQELKLALDRQLSLNQRLSQEKEQLVFKIRHRDSYPSMHLSTMVPEIAPR